The nucleotide window AACCTTTATTAAAAGGATTAAAACTTACAATTGGAGCTGATTCAACAGGAAATGTAAGTAGGGCATTTGGTGTAATGATTGAAGAAGAGGGACAAGCTTTAAGAGGAAGATTTTTAATCAATCCTGATGGTGTTGTTGTAGCTCAAGAAGTTCAAGCTCCAATGGTTGGAAGAAATGTAAATGAATTTTTAAGACAAGTAAAAGCTTGGCAACATGCATCTAAAACAGGTGAAGTTTGTCCAGCTGGTTGGGTTCCTGGTAAAAAAACACTTCCAGTTAATACTGATGTTGAACAAATGACAGGAAGAGTTGGTGATTATATTACTATTGAAGAAATTTTAGCCTAGTTTTTTTCTTATCCCAAGATTTTTCTTGGGATAATCACCTTTTTATTACAAATCTAACAAAAAATTAACAGAAAGTTAACAGAGTAGTTCTATCATTTCAAAAACTTATTTAAGGACTGAAATGAGACTAAAATACTCTATATTTGCACTAATTGCATTAAATGCAAATCTTTTATCAAATGAAACAATAAAACTAGAACAGATGTCAGTAACTGCTACAAAAGTTGAAAAAGCAACAAAAGAAGTAAGCGAAAGTATTGCTGTTGTAGATGAAAAAACAATCAAAGATAAAAATATCTTAAATATTCAAGATGCTTTACAAAATATTCCAGGTGTGATTGCTGAATCTTCATCAAATTCTCCTAGTCCAAGACTAATTATAAGAGGTGCTGGATTAAAAGCTAGATATGGGGTAAGAGAAATCATGGTTATGAAAGATGGTGTTCCTATGACAGATCCAGATTCTTTTACTAGATTTGATTTTATTGATATGCAAGATGTTTCAAGTATTGAAGTTCAAAAAGGACCAGGGTCTATAAATGCTGTTAATTCAACAGGTGGAGTTATTCAGTTAATTACAAAATCAGTTTTTGATGAAGATAAAAATAGTTTCAAAGTTGGAGTTGGTGACGAAAATCAAAGAAATGTTAATCTTAAATTAAGAGGTGTAATAGATGAAAATGATTTTGCTTCATTTACATTTAGTTCAAGAAAAATCGATAACTCTTGGAGAGATAACAATGAGTTTGATACTACACAAGCAACTTTAAAATATGGTCATATTTTTGATGATGACTCAACAATCGAAAATGAACTTTCATATACAGAATCAAATTTAGAACTTCCAGCTTCTATGACAAAAGAAGAGTTTGAGATTTTTAAACAAACAGGAAAACAACATGATACTTCAAGTCAATGGCAAAATAGTGCAAGGGATTCGAAAATCTTTTCATTAAATAGTAAATATGAAAAAGAAGTAGGAAATATTACATATAAGCCAAGATTTTATTTTAACTCTTGGGAACATTTCCATCCTGTAACTGGTCTTATAAATGATGCTGATGACAATAAAGTATTTGGTACAGATTTAGAGTTTAATGCAGCTCATAAACTATTTGAAAAAGATGCAATGCTTGTTGGTGGATTGACATTTAAAATGGACAAAACAAATGATGCTAAAAAATATGAATATGCAGATGTTATAACTAATACTGTAACAACAGGTTGGGGTGCAAATAAAACAACAGTTGATCAAATAGTAAAAACTTTATCAAATAATAAAGGAGCCTTAGCTTCAACTGAAGATTCTCAAACTTTACTTTATGGTGCTTATTTAATGGAGAGTTTTAAAGCAACAGA belongs to Arcobacter defluvii and includes:
- a CDS encoding TonB-dependent receptor — protein: MRLKYSIFALIALNANLLSNETIKLEQMSVTATKVEKATKEVSESIAVVDEKTIKDKNILNIQDALQNIPGVIAESSSNSPSPRLIIRGAGLKARYGVREIMVMKDGVPMTDPDSFTRFDFIDMQDVSSIEVQKGPGSINAVNSTGGVIQLITKSVFDEDKNSFKVGVGDENQRNVNLKLRGVIDENDFASFTFSSRKIDNSWRDNNEFDTTQATLKYGHIFDDDSTIENELSYTESNLELPASMTKEEFEIFKQTGKQHDTSSQWQNSARDSKIFSLNSKYEKEVGNITYKPRFYFNSWEHFHPVTGLINDADDNKVFGTDLEFNAAHKLFEKDAMLVGGLTFKMDKTNDAKKYEYADVITNTVTTGWGANKTTVDQIVKTLSNNKGALASTEDSQTLLYGAYLMESFKATDKLGFDISTRIDKLKFDIDGNEISTYDYSTKSYKAGIGEYSIDNSFTLFSAKFGSSYAITDNTNIYASIATANQAPTTSELGENEDLDKSQSTNYEIGLKTRTDKLAYDLALFQNFVDDEIIQIKDANGNSIYDNAGKTDKKGLEFNLAYDLTSFIQVGGAYAYSNFKFDTFNESVRGSLVSRDGNYMPYIPKNQYSLFAAYNLANGFKTRVTARTYGSYYMDNANTQKYEGYDLITDFMIGYEKSNHNIQLNINNLFDKYYASEASKDVYGIESYKAASPRMTMLTYTYKF
- a CDS encoding peroxiredoxin, producing the protein MDAYDSKTGHYTTVSSEDYKGKWHVVCFYPADFTFVCPTEIAAMNAKYDEFQELGVEILAVSTDTKFSHKRFVETEPLLKGLKLTIGADSTGNVSRAFGVMIEEEGQALRGRFLINPDGVVVAQEVQAPMVGRNVNEFLRQVKAWQHASKTGEVCPAGWVPGKKTLPVNTDVEQMTGRVGDYITIEEILA